The stretch of DNA GCGTCATGGATGCGGCGGCTTCGCCCTGGGGCGTGAAGATCAACCGCATCGAAATCAAGGACATCGTGCTTCCGCCGGATCTCGCGGGGGCTATGGCCCGGCAGATGAAGGCCGAGCGGGAGAAGCGCGCCTCGATCCTCGAGGCGGAAGGTCAGCGCGCCGCCGAGATCCTGAGGGCGGAGGGGCGCAAGCAATCGGCGATCCTCGAGGCGGAGGGCCGGCGGGAAGCAGCCTTCCGCGATGCCGAGGCGCGCGAGCGCTCTGCCGAGGCCGAAGCGGCGGCGACCGGGATGGTCAGCCGGGCCATCGCCGAGGGCGATATCGCGGCGGCGAACTTCCTGGTGGCGGAGAAATACGTCGATGCCGTCCGCGCCATCGCCACCGCGCCGAACCAGAGGGTCGTCGTGGTGCCGATCGAGGCGGCCGCACTGGCCGGGACCCTCGGGGGCATCGGGGAACTGACCCGCTCCGTATTCGGCGAGGGCGCGCCGCCGCGCCGGGCGGGACCCCCGCCCAATGTGGCGCCGCCGCGGGCGTGACGTCCATGACGCTCACCGCCGTCCTCGGCGCCGTCGAGTCCGTCGGAGCCGCCTGGAGCTGGGTGATCGCCGGCCTCGTCTTGGCGGCGGCCGAAATCCTGGTCCCCGGCGTGTTCCTGATCTGGCTCGGCCTGGCGGCATTCGCCACCGGGATCGCCGCCGCCGCGATCCCGATGCCCTGGCAGGGCCAGGCGCTGCTCTTCGCGGGCCTCGCCGTCATCCTGGTCGGGATCGCCAGCCGCCTGAACAGGCGCAGCGCGGGCGCTTCGGGGCCGGCGCTGAACCGTCCCGATCGCGGCCTGATCGGGCGCGAGGCCATCCTGGAGGAGCCGATCGTACAGGGTGCCGGCCGCATCCGCTTCGATGACACGCTCTGGCGCATCGTGGGACCGGACTTGGCCGTGGGCGAGCGGGTGCGCGTCATCGGCATCAGCGGAACCGTGCTCCGGGTGGCGGCAGCCTGAGCCGCGGACGGCCTCTACCCTCCGAGGCGGCGTACGCTCGATCCCCGGCGACCTCGAGAGCCGCCGCGTTGCTTCCGACCGTCCGCAAACATCGGTGAACGCCACGCCCAAGCCTGCGACAACTTTTCAGGCAAGAGGGTTGCGCACAAGCGAGTTCAGCTGTGTTACGGCACCGTCGAGACGGCTGCGGGAGGCGCGTGCCGCAGGATCGCGGCGTGGGCGGCGAGGCAGTGGCAGATCACCAGGAACGCAGCCGGTTCGAGGCGGAATTCGCGCGGACAGACGCCAGCACGGATCCCTTCGTCGCCGCTGTCCGGGCGACCCGGATGCCGATGCTGATCACCGATCCCAATCAGCCGGACAATCCGATCGTGTTCGTGAACGCGGCGTTCTCGCAGCTGACCGGCTACGGCCACGACGAGATTATCGGTCGGAATTGCCGTTTCCTGCAGGGGCCGGAGACCAACAGGGACGATATCGCCAAGATCCGGTCCGCCATCGCCCGGCGGGTGCCCGTCGAGATCGAAGTCCTGAACCACAAGAAGGATGGTGCGGTCTTCTGGAACCGGCTGCTGATCTCACCGGTCTACGACAGGCACGGCGAGCTGACCTACTTCTTCGCGTCCCAGTTCGACGTCACGCTGGAACGGGACAAGCTGGCGCGGATTCAGCGCGACCGCGACGCCCTGGAGCAGGAGGTCGCCCGCCGCACGAGCGACCTGTTGCGCAGCGAGGAGCGGCTGCGCTTCATCCTCTCGGCCGCGCGCCTCGGTTCTTGGACCCTCGACCTGGCAGAGATGCGCCTGCTGGCCTCGGACAGCTGCAAGTGCAACCTGGGTCGCGCGCCCGATGAGCCGTTCACCTACGCGGACCTGATCGACGCGATCCTGCCCGAGGACCGCGAGCGGATGCAGGCCGCGGTTCGGACGTCGATCGAGACCCGTGCCGATTATGATATCGAATACCGGGTGCGCATGCCGCGCGGCGAGGTCCGCTGGCTCCAGGCCCGTGGGCAGACCTTCTACAGCGTCGACGGCAAGCCCCTGACAATGGCGGGCGTCACCATCGACATTACCGATCGCAAGCGCGCCGAAGAGCACCGAATGCTTCTGGCCGAGGAACTCAACCATCGGGTCAAGAACTCGATGGCGACCTTGCAGTCGATCGCGCACCAGACCCTCCGCAACGCTGCCTCGCTCGAGGAGGCGCACAGGACGCTGGATGCCCGGCTGCACTCGCTCTCGATCGCCCACGACGTGTTGATTCAGAAGGATTGGGCGGGCGCGGAGCTCGGGCAGATCGTCGACGGGGCGTTGCTGGCGTTTCAGAGCGGCGCTGCGCAACGCTTTGTCGTCAGCGGTCCCCAAGTCTGGCTCCCGCCGCGCCTGACCCTCGCCTTCAACATGGCGCTGCACGAACTGGCGACCAACGCGGTGAAATACGGTGCCTTGTCGGACGATGGCGGTCGCGTGATCCTCAACTGGGACATCGTGGAAGGATCACAGCCTGCTCAGCTCTGGTTACGCTGGGAGGAGGTCGACGGGCCGCCGGTCGTCGCGCCGACGCGCCGCGGGTTCGGCTCACGCCTGATCGAGCGGGCCCTGGCAGCCGAGATGGGCGGCACGGCCGCAATCGATTATCGCCGCCGTGGCGTGGTGTTCACGCTGGAGGCTCCGTTGCCCGAGCAGGTGCCGGCCGCTCGCCTCCCTGACCTGGACAGAGATGGCTGAGGCCGCGTGACGGCGGAGAATTCTGCGCTTCCCGATCGTTTCGACTCAACCGGCCAAATCGGTTGACCAAATGATGGCGACCCAAGGTCTGCATTCCATCCGCTTTGCCGTGTGAAAGGCCGCTCAGGGTGGACGACGTCCGTTGGCCGTGGCCGGTCAGTGGTTCGGTCAGCCCTCAGGCGAGCGACCCGTATGCCTGTATACCGTTTCACGCTGCGTGAGGCACTTGCCGGTTCTGCCGGCCGACCGTCAGGAACGCCTCGATCTTGTCCCAGCGGCTGAGGAACGCCGCCAGGACACGGGGGTCGAAGTGAGCACCGGCATTCTCGGCCATGTGAGCGCGCGCACGCTCGGGCGACCAGGCCTGCTTGTAGGGGCGCTCGGTCGTGAGCGCGTCGAAGACGTCGGCCACGGCAACGATCCGGCCGGACAGCGGGATTGCCTCACCCTTGAGCTGGTGCGGGTAGCCCGTCCCATCCCAGCGCTCGTGGTGGCTCACCGCGATCTCGGCCGCGAGCCGCATCACGGGAGAGGCGCTCCCGCCCAGGATTCGCTGGCCGCGCTCGGCGTGCAGTTCCATCTCGCGACGCTCCTCGGCCGTGAGCGCACCGGGCTTGAGCAGGATGGAATCCGGCACGGCGATCTTGCCGACGTCGTGCATGGTTGCGGCGAGACTCATCTGCCGACACTCTGCCGGGGCGTGGCCGAGCGCCTCCGCGATCAGCCCCACATAGGCGGAAACCCGGACGATGTGATCGCCGGTATCCGCGTCCCGGTGTTCGGCCGCCCGCATCAAGGTCGAGACGATCTCGCGCTCGCGCTCCTCGACCAGGCTTACGGCGGTTGCGACCTCGCGGGCGAGTTGCGCGGTGTGCTCGCGCTGGAGCCGATGAGCGGTGGAGAGGGCCAGCAGGTTCGACACGCGCGCGCGGATCTCGACCGGGTCGGCGGGTTTGGCCAGGAAGTCGGTCGCGCCGGCCTCTAACGCCGCGCGACGGAGGCTGCGCTGGTCGAAGCTCGTGACCATGACGATTGGCACGGTCGCGAGCTCTGGACTGCGCCGCAATGCCTGAACGAACTCGATACCGTTCATGCCCGGCATCTCGTAGTCGGTGATCACCACCCCGATCTCGCACGCGTGCGCCTTCGCAAACGCGAGTGCCTCTTCCGGCACGGTGAAGTCGTGCGGGGTGCATCCGGCGAGTGGCCGAAGCGCGGCCACGATCACCAGGTTGTTCATCTCCGCATCGTCGAGAATGAGAGCTAACATGGAGGAGTGTTCTTTTTCGTTGTTTGTCGTGCCGGTGCGCTGCGTCGTGATTTCGCGGTCGCTCTAAGCGGCCGCCCGCAGGCTTGGTGATTTCGACGCCTCGAACGACCGCACGCAGTTGCGGCCGCCTGACTTGGCCGCGTAGAGCGCGCGGTCGGCCCGTTCGATCGTGTGGTCGACATCGCCGTCGGTGAACTCGGCCTCGGCCAGGCCGATACTGATCGTCGCCCTGAGACACAGACCGTCTGGCTCGAATACGGTGTTCGCCACCGTCTGCCGGATCCGGTCCGCGAAGATGGTCGCGCCTTTCAAGTCGGTCTCGCGGAGCAGGACCACGAACTCCTCGCCACCGAAGCGCGCCACCTTGTCGGTGGTTCGGACCGCCTCGCTGACGATGCGCCCGACCTGACTGATGACCTCGTCGCCCGCGGCGTGCCCGTAAAGGTCGTTGACGCGCTTGAAGTGATCGATGTCGATCATCAGGATGCAGATCGCACGCCGGTAGCGCTTGAAGTAGCTCATCGCGTCGCTGGCCAGCGGCAGGAACGCGCGCCGGTTGAGCAGGCCGGTCAGCGCGTCAGTGTCGGCCAGAACCTGCATGGCATGGAGGTCGGCCCCGATGCGTCTGACGCGGTCCTCTGCGGCATGAACCGCATTGTTCGCCTCGGCTTCGATGAGGCGTACATCCGCTTCGGCGGTACCGATGCGCCGCAGCAGCGATCTGACCGCGGCGGACAGGCGCAGTACCTCGGGGGAGCCGTGAACATGGCGGGTCATCCGCGCATTCGGCTCGCGCCCGATGCGGTCGACGGCATCGGTGAGCTGCTTCAAGGGCCGGGTGAGGCGCGCCGCGACCCACCAGATCGCCGCGATGCCAAGTATAGCCGTGGAGAGGCCGAGCAGGAGTATCAGGCCGGTGAGTCTCTTCGCGCCGGCTAGTGCGGTGTCGACCGGCTGCAGCGCGACGACGATCCAGCCCAGGCCCGGGTAGTCGCCCCGTCCGCGCGTGGCAGCGGCCGTGGCGAGCCGATCGCCTTCAGCGCCGTGGACGATGAAATGACCGGATGCGAGGTCGGCGGCCGTGTACGGGGTCGTCCCGAGTTCGGATCCGAGCAGAACCTGGCCGGTGCGATCGAGGACGACGACATCCTCCTTCAACTCGGGCCTGCGAGACGACAGGACTTCGCGCCGGACGACATCGGCCCAACGCCAGCTCAGGTGAGCGCCGAGAACGCCCACGACCTGGCCCGAGGCGTCACCGACCGGAACGGCGACATCCACGAATCGGAACGGTGCTCCGTCCCTGTTGGGAGGAAGCTTGGATGCTAGCAAGATCGCCGCGTGCACGTCCTCGACCGCGGCTTGGCGAAGGCCGTTGTTGAACCAAGGGCGCTGGCTGACGCTCGCTCCTTCGAGAATGCCGCCTGTGGCGGCACGCACCAGGCCGTCGCGATCGGCAAACCCGATCCAGGCGTAATCCGGAAGCGTCCTCTGCATCGTCTCGAGGACTTTGCGCAGGCTGCCGGTGTTCTCCATCCAGTGAGGTTGCAGCGGTTCAAGGGCTCCGACGTTGCGGATTTCCCGGAGACGCTCGGCCATGTCCTGATCGAGTCGATCGGCCATGGAGCGGGCGACCTGGAGAAGGGCGTTCTGCGCCATATCGGTGGCCTGCCCCCGCGCCAGCAGCGCGGATCCGATCGTGGTCACGCCGACGATCGCCAGTCCGATGGCACCTGCGAGCAGGCTGATCTGACGCCGCAACGAAACGCGGTCCGCGAGCCGCTTGAACATCTTGAGCCATCCTCGACCAGCGAGGAGTATGCGGCTCAGTTCATGACGGCGGGTGAACTTTCTTCGTAAATAATGCGCTGCTTGAACGGCGCGGCGGTCGCCGTGTTGCGGCCTATTCCGTCTGTAAATCTTTGCCTCATCAAGCAGACTGCAAGCGGACGTTGCGCGCTTCCGTGAAGAATCGGAAGCCGCTCCTCGAACGGCCAAACCGATCGATTTCAGATTCGAGCGGAGAGATCCGAATATATCGAAATTTTGAGCGAAACATACGCCATCGATAAGAGGCCGGTGTGGGGCGATGAAAATAATCTTCGTAGATCTAGATTGATGGGACGAATTTATAAGGTCTGTAATTTTGCTTTCGCTTGATATTTTTTGAATTTGAAAGTATAGGTGAAATTCAAGTATTAATGTTCGTAGAGGGTGCTACCCTGTCGCCGGAGCCCTCTCGACGAGCAGGTGGTCGACGCAGCCCCGTCAGCGGCCACGGTACCACCGCGTCGCGCATCCCGCTGTGACTGGGTGGGAGAGAATTGTGTTCTCACCCGAATGCCCCGACCTCGTGCTGGATCATGCCGGAGATCTCTCGCATTTGGTCGAACATCTGCCGGATCGGCTGGAACAGGTTGGCGTGCTCCGCCTCATAGGTACCGACATCGCGCGGACCCGCGGGCTCGCCGAAGTTGAGGCCGAGGGTCGGATCCGGGGTGATCGGGAAGATCTCGTCGAGAAGCTTCAGGCAGCCGTCGATGTCGAGCCGCAGGAAGCGCTCGAGGAGCTGCTCGCGGGAGATGCCGGCCTGCGGCCGGAAGCCCGGGATGTGCACCGCCAGGAACCAGATGCGGTGGATCAGCGCGAGCCGGAGGGCGTGCAGCAATGTCAGCCGTGCCGACATCGCCGGCAGGTCGGGGGCCGCCGCGGTCAGGGCAAGCCAGTCGCGGGTCAGCCGGCCGAACAGACTCCGCAGTGCGGATGCGAGATCGAGGCGCTCCAGTGCGCCCGAGATCACCACCAGCTCGTCGCGGCGAAAGTCCTTCTGCGTGCGCCGGGCGCGCTCCAGCCACACGGCCGGGTCGAGCGTGTCGATATAGGCGCGCAGCACGTCGAGATCGCCCACCGATGCGGCATGCTGCACCAACCGGAAGGCGCGCGAGAACCGCACGGAGTCGCGCCGCATATCCCGGAACAGGTCCGGGCCGCGCTGGGCGGCGCGGCCGATCCCGTGCAGCGAATTCGCCAGGAAGCCGAGCTGGTGCAGAATCGCGTTGTTGGGGATCGCCCGCATCTGCCTGGGGTGGGTGATGCGGGCCGGGCCGCCATTGTCGCTCTGGCGCGCGACGGGGCGGGAGCCGGTGCGATCGATCAGGCTCGGGCCGAACGTGCCGAGCAGGGCGGCGTACCCTGGATCGTCCACCAGCGCCTCCATGTCCTGGCGGGCCGCGGTGAAGAATTCGAGGGCGAAGTCCGGCTCGGAATAGATCGGGTCATCCTTGGCGTCGGCGTTCGCCTGCGCGTCGTTGAGGGCGTAATCCGAGAAGGTGTCGTCTTCGGCCACATCGAGCGCGTAGACGTGCTCGGCGATGCGGGCGACGCTCGCCGCCGCCAAGGCTTCGGTGCCGTAGAGCAGGTAGCCGTCGGTGCCCTGGAAGCTCGATTCCAGCCGAACCTTGATTCCGGCCTTGCGGGCGCGGTCCCGGGCATCCTCGGGCGCCAGATAGGCGAGGCGGTCGCGCAGCGAGGTGGGATGGGCGCCGCGCCCGATCGACTCGCCGTGGGTGTCGAAGATCGCGAGCTCGATATCGGCCAGGCCGTTCTGCAGCAGCATCTCGGTGATACGCAGCCGCAGCCGCTCGATCCAGAAGGTCGCGGCGAGCTGACCGACGTACCGGCCGGAATCCGAATAGCCGAACTGCACGGTGAGCCGGCCGATGCGCTTCAGGTACTGACGCCAGTGCGGGTTGCGCAGGGCGTCGTCGAGCACCCGGATGCCCTGTTCCAGCGCGCTCGCCGTCTCGAAGAGCGGGGTGATCTCCAGCCGATCGGCGATGCCGTAGTGGCGGGCGAGCCAGAGGGCGGCGAGAAGGGTGTAGCCGGTCTCGGTCTCGGCGATCAGGAAGCGCACCGGGTGGGTGCCGTCGACGTGCTTGAGGATCTGGGCGATCGTCATCATCAGGCGGGCGGCCGAAGCCCGCTCGGCGGCCAGCGCGCCGAAATCCACCGCCACGGGCCGCACGTCGTTTAGCAGCGCGTGGACCGTCGCCAGATGCGAGCGGCGGCGCGCCGCGTCGGCGGGTTCGCCCTCCAGGTCGACGACGCGGCGGACCGCGTTGTGGATCTGGCTGGCGTTCAACCGGAAATGCGGCAGCGCGTTCGAGAGGCCGTGCGTGGCGACGCCGGCCCGCAGGACGGCGATCCTGCGCTGATCGGCCGGGTCCTCGGCCGCTTCCAGCGCCGCGGTAAGGCCGGCGATCAGCGGACCCGCATTGGTCTGGGCGCGCTCGCGCTCGATGATCAGCGCCAGAGAGAAACGGTGGACCGCTTCGAGGGAGGGCTTGTCGCCGAGGCGGGGGGCGACGGCGAGCTGACGATTCACGGCCGCGAGAGCGCCGTCGGCCAGGGCGCGGACCTCGCGGCAGGCCCCGATCTCAGGCAGTTCGCGCATCACCCGATCGAACTGCATGCGCTTCGAGATCAGCCGGTAGCGCAGGGTGTCCCACCAGCCGATATCGGTGCGGCCGTCGGTGTCGCAGCCGACCCAGCTGGCGATCGCGAAGGGGCGCGGCGTCAGCTCGGTCCAGCGGTCGGGCCAGCGGGCGCGGGCGGCGTCGAGCAGCGCGGCATTGAACGCATCGAGGGCGAGCCGGCCGTTATTGGCTGCCGCGCAGGCCTGCTCGAACTCGACATCCAGGGTGATCGGCGCGTCCGGACGGGTCGAGAGCGCGGCGGCCCGCGCGATCAGGTTGGCGCGGGCCGTCGCGTCGGGCAGGCTGGCGGCCTCCGCGAGCAGGCTCGCCACGGCCCGCGGCATGCCGAAGGTCGGATGGGCGGTGAAGACGACCGCGAAGGCGGTGCGGCGGATGAAGTCCGCGAAGGCCTCGAAGGCGTCGGGTCGGTCGGGGACCGCGGCGACCAAGCGGGCCGGGATGGCCGCCTGCGGGTCCGCCGGTCCCGACTCCAGCCCGACATAGGCCCGCAGCCGCGCTGCCCGTGCCTCCAGGGATGCGGCGCGCAGCCGCGCGAACAGGCTGTCGAGATCGCCCGCCGAGATCTCGTTCCGGTCGAAGCGGCGCGTGATCGCCAGGGTGACCGCCAGGACCGGGTTGCGGAACGGATCTTCCCGGGCTTGGTCGCGGGCTGCCTCGATCAGGCCGAGGAGGTGGCTCTCCAGCTCCTCGGGCTTGCGGCTCGGCTGGTGCTGCATCGATCGATTCCGCCTCAGGTCTGCCCGCATCTACCCGGTCCGCCGCCCCACGCAAGGAGCGTTCCGCGTCGTCGGCAGGGCAAGCCTCCGGCACGGGTGGTCCGGCCCTGCATGAGTCGGTTCCGGACAGCGCGCCCATGCCGTCGTGCGCGACGGGGTGACGGCGGCCCTTCAGGCGGGTTAGAGCTTCGAACAGTATGGAGCGCCTGCTGATCTTCCTGGCCGTACTGGTCTTCGCCGTTGCCATCGCGACTGTCCTTGCCATGGCGGCGAGGATGCGGCGTGAGCCACTCCGCATGGACTCCGAACTCGACGTGGATGATGAGCACCTGTTCATCGGTTCGGTCGGCCCTCGCCCGAGCCCGATCGACCGCTCGGCACAGGTGCTGGATCCCCGAGTCTTGGATTTGGACGCAATCGAATTGGAACCGATCAGAGCACTCGACAGGACAGAGCGGATCGAGGGGCCGCGGCGCGATGTGCCGGAGTCCGGGCGATGAGGGCCTTCGCTTGGCTGCTGCTGGCCGGAGCGGCCTGCCTGACGGCTGTGCCGGCTCAGCCGTCTCTGGCCCAGACCGCGCCCGCATCGGCCGCGCCGAGCCCGGCGCCGGATCCGGCAACGCCGCAGGTGGGGACGTCACCGCCGGCTGCCGCCCCGCCGGTCGAGCAGCCCTGCGGGGCCCGGGCCGCGCGCTTCGAGGGCGCGAAGGGATTCAAGATGGTGGTGATCCGGGCCGGGCAGGTCCAGACGACCAACCCGCTGCGACCCCTGACGCCCGAGGTCAACGAGGTCCTGCTGGTGGTGGTGGCCGGCAAGGTCGCCACCGCCTACGGTCCGGATTTCAGCACCCTGCGACGCGGCAGCGCCCCGGCGGCGATCGAGGCG from Methylobacterium sp. PvR107 encodes:
- a CDS encoding SPFH domain-containing protein → MDLSVGLSVFAVGVAALAVVTLAAGVKIVPQGYVYTVERFGRYARSLDAGLGLITPFVERVGRRVNVMEQVIDVPSQQAFTRDNAGVTIDAVVFYQVLDAARASYEVSNLDLAATTLTMTNIRTVVGSMDLDQLLAHRDEINERLLRVMDAAASPWGVKINRIEIKDIVLPPDLAGAMARQMKAEREKRASILEAEGQRAAEILRAEGRKQSAILEAEGRREAAFRDAEARERSAEAEAAATGMVSRAIAEGDIAAANFLVAEKYVDAVRAIATAPNQRVVVVPIEAAALAGTLGGIGELTRSVFGEGAPPRRAGPPPNVAPPRA
- a CDS encoding phosphoenolpyruvate carboxylase gives rise to the protein MQHQPSRKPEELESHLLGLIEAARDQAREDPFRNPVLAVTLAITRRFDRNEISAGDLDSLFARLRAASLEARAARLRAYVGLESGPADPQAAIPARLVAAVPDRPDAFEAFADFIRRTAFAVVFTAHPTFGMPRAVASLLAEAASLPDATARANLIARAAALSTRPDAPITLDVEFEQACAAANNGRLALDAFNAALLDAARARWPDRWTELTPRPFAIASWVGCDTDGRTDIGWWDTLRYRLISKRMQFDRVMRELPEIGACREVRALADGALAAVNRQLAVAPRLGDKPSLEAVHRFSLALIIERERAQTNAGPLIAGLTAALEAAEDPADQRRIAVLRAGVATHGLSNALPHFRLNASQIHNAVRRVVDLEGEPADAARRRSHLATVHALLNDVRPVAVDFGALAAERASAARLMMTIAQILKHVDGTHPVRFLIAETETGYTLLAALWLARHYGIADRLEITPLFETASALEQGIRVLDDALRNPHWRQYLKRIGRLTVQFGYSDSGRYVGQLAATFWIERLRLRITEMLLQNGLADIELAIFDTHGESIGRGAHPTSLRDRLAYLAPEDARDRARKAGIKVRLESSFQGTDGYLLYGTEALAAASVARIAEHVYALDVAEDDTFSDYALNDAQANADAKDDPIYSEPDFALEFFTAARQDMEALVDDPGYAALLGTFGPSLIDRTGSRPVARQSDNGGPARITHPRQMRAIPNNAILHQLGFLANSLHGIGRAAQRGPDLFRDMRRDSVRFSRAFRLVQHAASVGDLDVLRAYIDTLDPAVWLERARRTQKDFRRDELVVISGALERLDLASALRSLFGRLTRDWLALTAAAPDLPAMSARLTLLHALRLALIHRIWFLAVHIPGFRPQAGISREQLLERFLRLDIDGCLKLLDEIFPITPDPTLGLNFGEPAGPRDVGTYEAEHANLFQPIRQMFDQMREISGMIQHEVGAFG
- a CDS encoding HWE histidine kinase domain-containing protein, which codes for MADHQERSRFEAEFARTDASTDPFVAAVRATRMPMLITDPNQPDNPIVFVNAAFSQLTGYGHDEIIGRNCRFLQGPETNRDDIAKIRSAIARRVPVEIEVLNHKKDGAVFWNRLLISPVYDRHGELTYFFASQFDVTLERDKLARIQRDRDALEQEVARRTSDLLRSEERLRFILSAARLGSWTLDLAEMRLLASDSCKCNLGRAPDEPFTYADLIDAILPEDRERMQAAVRTSIETRADYDIEYRVRMPRGEVRWLQARGQTFYSVDGKPLTMAGVTIDITDRKRAEEHRMLLAEELNHRVKNSMATLQSIAHQTLRNAASLEEAHRTLDARLHSLSIAHDVLIQKDWAGAELGQIVDGALLAFQSGAAQRFVVSGPQVWLPPRLTLAFNMALHELATNAVKYGALSDDGGRVILNWDIVEGSQPAQLWLRWEEVDGPPVVAPTRRGFGSRLIERALAAEMGGTAAIDYRRRGVVFTLEAPLPEQVPAARLPDLDRDG
- a CDS encoding NfeD family protein, with amino-acid sequence MTLTAVLGAVESVGAAWSWVIAGLVLAAAEILVPGVFLIWLGLAAFATGIAAAAIPMPWQGQALLFAGLAVILVGIASRLNRRSAGASGPALNRPDRGLIGREAILEEPIVQGAGRIRFDDTLWRIVGPDLAVGERVRVIGISGTVLRVAAA
- a CDS encoding sensor domain-containing diguanylate cyclase, producing the protein MAVRGAASDSSRKRATSACSLLDEAKIYRRNRPQHGDRRAVQAAHYLRRKFTRRHELSRILLAGRGWLKMFKRLADRVSLRRQISLLAGAIGLAIVGVTTIGSALLARGQATDMAQNALLQVARSMADRLDQDMAERLREIRNVGALEPLQPHWMENTGSLRKVLETMQRTLPDYAWIGFADRDGLVRAATGGILEGASVSQRPWFNNGLRQAAVEDVHAAILLASKLPPNRDGAPFRFVDVAVPVGDASGQVVGVLGAHLSWRWADVVRREVLSSRRPELKEDVVVLDRTGQVLLGSELGTTPYTAADLASGHFIVHGAEGDRLATAAATRGRGDYPGLGWIVVALQPVDTALAGAKRLTGLILLLGLSTAILGIAAIWWVAARLTRPLKQLTDAVDRIGREPNARMTRHVHGSPEVLRLSAAVRSLLRRIGTAEADVRLIEAEANNAVHAAEDRVRRIGADLHAMQVLADTDALTGLLNRRAFLPLASDAMSYFKRYRRAICILMIDIDHFKRVNDLYGHAAGDEVISQVGRIVSEAVRTTDKVARFGGEEFVVLLRETDLKGATIFADRIRQTVANTVFEPDGLCLRATISIGLAEAEFTDGDVDHTIERADRALYAAKSGGRNCVRSFEASKSPSLRAAA
- a CDS encoding HD-GYP domain-containing protein codes for the protein MLALILDDAEMNNLVIVAALRPLAGCTPHDFTVPEEALAFAKAHACEIGVVITDYEMPGMNGIEFVQALRRSPELATVPIVMVTSFDQRSLRRAALEAGATDFLAKPADPVEIRARVSNLLALSTAHRLQREHTAQLAREVATAVSLVEEREREIVSTLMRAAEHRDADTGDHIVRVSAYVGLIAEALGHAPAECRQMSLAATMHDVGKIAVPDSILLKPGALTAEERREMELHAERGQRILGGSASPVMRLAAEIAVSHHERWDGTGYPHQLKGEAIPLSGRIVAVADVFDALTTERPYKQAWSPERARAHMAENAGAHFDPRVLAAFLSRWDKIEAFLTVGRQNRQVPHAA